A single genomic interval of Antechinus flavipes isolate AdamAnt ecotype Samford, QLD, Australia chromosome 1, AdamAnt_v2, whole genome shotgun sequence harbors:
- the PLEKHJ1 gene encoding pleckstrin homology domain-containing family J member 1 — protein sequence MRYNEKELQALSRQPAEKAAEIGMRVPKKGSVVKRRLVKLVVNFLFYFRTDEAEPIGALLLEHCRITKEEPSGFSISFIEEPDRKYYFECSSEEQCQEWIDALRRASYEFMRRSLIFYRNEIQKMTGKDPLEQYGISEEARFQLNAPQA from the exons ATGCGGTATAACGAGAAGGAGCTCCAGGCGCTGTCCCGGCAGCCCGCAGAGAAGGCAGCGGAGATCGGGATGCGGGTCCCTAAAAAGGGCAGCG TGGTTAAACGGAGACTGGTGAAGCTGGTGgtgaatttcctcttttatttccgGACAGATGAAGCAGAG CCCATTGGAGCCCTGCTTCTGGAACACTGCCGGATTACCAAGGAAGAGCCAAGTGGCTTCTCTATCA GTTTCATTGAGGAACCCGACAGGAAGTACTACTTTGAGTGCAGCAGTGAGGAGCAATGTCAGGAGTGGATCGATGCCCTGAGAAGAGCGAG CTATGAGTTCATGCGGAGAAGCCTCATCTTTTATAGGAACGAGATCcagaagatgacaggaaag GACCCCCTGGAGCAGTACGGCATCTCTGAGGAGGCCAGGTTCCAGCTGAACGCTCCCCAGGCATGA